The sequence below is a genomic window from Leishmania major strain Friedlin complete genome, chromosome 30.
TTCTCACACACTGGGTGTTGATGCTGTCGTTGCTCTGAAGTGTAACCTCAACAAGCCAATCACCATGCCGCAGTGGGACATCACTGACTTTCCTTGCCCACCCGTTCACACTTCGaagcgacacacgcacacacacacaaaaactCAGGCTCTCTGCTGGTCGTCACATCTCAAGCAGCGTGTAGCACAGGGCCCAACAAGGGTCTCTATCTCTATATCTGTATGCTTTTTCTTGTACTTTGGAGAGGTTCGATTACCATATCTGTGGAGATGCAgcggaaaacaaaaagacaACAATCCCAACAAAACggcgcagacacacatgcacacacacacacacatatacgacaaaaaaagaagcacTCGCCTTGCGCATCTGCTCGACTAAACACACgtcgcagcaccaccgtcactCGCAACTAAAGCCGAATGGCCGAAgtggaggtgcgccgcaGACAGCATCCCATGAAACTTCGTCACCCAGCAGAACAGCAGCGAGATCGACAATCTgtgaaaaagaaaacaaacaaaaagacaCGACACCCCATCACGTATCTCATCATGCCTGTCGGCGCGCAACCTTCGCACAGCTCCTagcacctgcacacgcacatccacTCCGGCACAAAGAGCATGACGACACAACTGGCACATACCCACAAGCACAGAACAGATGAGAAAGAAaccgaaacaaaaaaaagaaccTCGCAACCACATCTTGCAACTGCTACAGACACCATGTAAACCGTCAACACAGACCGCTCGGTCACCGCAGGTGCTGCGAGTGTATAAAGTCCCAGAACACAAGCGGCACTCCCTCCCAGATCATGAAGGCTATCGGCGTAGCACGTTACCAATGAAAATTTACTTCGTCTCCTCACCTtggctctgctgctgctgctgctcaccggagttgctggtgctgccggagTTGGCCGCGGCAGCCTGCTGGTACTCTGTGCGGCCGCACTCCATCACAGCCTTCTGCAGCTTGTCCGTCGCAGCCGCAAGGTCATCCTTCGCCACGTTCGGGTTCTCCAtcgccttgcgcagctccgccaccagcgtCTTCAcgttctccttctccgcatcGCTCACGTACTTCCACTCGCCGAgctgcctctccgccgtTGTCAGCTGCGTCTCCGCGTTGTTGCGCACCTCCACAAGCTCGCGCTTCACGCGGTCGGCCTCCGCATGCTGCTCCGAGTCGCGGATCATCTGCTCGATCTGCTCCTTCGACAGCCCGCCGTTCGCCGTGATCGTGATGTTCTGCGTCTTGCCCGTCGCCTTGTCCTTCGCCGTCACGTGGCAGATGCCGTTCGCGTCGATGTCGAACGTCACCTCGACCTGCGGCACCCCACGCGGCGCGGGCGGGATGCCCACCAAGTCGAACTGACCCATCATCTGGTTGTCCGCGGCCATCTCGCGCTCGCCCTGGAACACCTTGATCCCCACCTGCGTCTGGTTGTCCGCCGCAGTCGAGAACGTCTGGCTCTTCTTCGTCGGGATCGTCGTGTTCTTCGGGATCATGCGCGTGAACACGCCGCCGAGCGTCTCAATGCCCAGCGACAGAGGCGTCAcgtccagcagcacaagcCCCTTCacgtcgccgcgcagcacgccgcccAGCGTCGCGGCACCAAGCGCCACAGCCTCGTCGGGGTTCACGCCGCGGAACGGGTCCTTCTGGAAGAActtcttcacctcctccaccaccttcggCATGCGCGTCATGCCGCCAACAAGCACAACGTCGTTGATCTCCTTCAGCTCCACACCAGCGTCCTTCATGCACTGCTTGCACGGCGCAATCGACCGATCGATCAGCCGCTGCGTGATGCCCTCGAACTTGCTACGGCTGATGTGCATCtggatgtgctgcgcgccgtcggcgttcGCAGTGATGAACGGCAGGTTCACCTCCGTCTCCATCGCAGACGACAGCTCGCacttcgccttctccgcggcctcgcgcacgcgctgcagcgccatccgCTCCTTGCTCAGGTCGATCCCGCTCGTCTTGCGGAACTCCTCCAGGATGTAGTCCGACAGCGCCAGGTCAAAGTCCTCGCCGCCAAGGTGCGTGTCGCCGTTCGTCGCCTTCACCTCGAACACGCCGCCAGCGATCTCCAGCACGGAGATATCGAACGTGCCGCCACCGAGGTCGTACACCGCGATCAGGCTGTCCTTCGTCTTGTCCATGCCGTACGcaagcgccgcagcagtcggcTCGTTCACCACGCGGATCACGTTCAGGCCCGCGATCGTCCCCGCGTCCTTCGTcgcctggcgctgcgcgtcgtTGAAGTACGCCGGGCACGTCACGACGGCGTTGCTCACCTTGTGCCCCAGGAAGTTctccgccgtctccttcATCTTCTCCAGCACGAACGCGCCGATCTGCGACGGCGAGTACTGCTTCCCGTTCCCGTCCTGCACCCACGCGTCACCGTTCCCCGCGCGCACGATCTTGTACGGCACGTTCTTGATGTCCTTCTGGATGTGCTCGTCCTCGAACCGGCGCCCGATCAGCCGCTTCACAGCATAGAACGTCGACTGCGGGTTCGTGATCGCctgccgcttcgccgcaAGCCCCACAAGCTTCTCGCTGCCCTTGAACGCCACAACAGACGGCGTCGTCCGGAAGCCCTCCGAGTtctccagcacgcgcgccttGTCGCCGTCCATCGTCGCCACGCAGCTGTACGTCGTGCCCAGGTCCACGCCAATCACGTCGCCCTGCACCTTCTGCGACTCGTGGCGCGCCAGGCACGCagccgacgccgcagcgcttccgCACACACGACGAGCAAACATGGGCTTCAGAGGAGCGACggtgtttttgtttcttgTTCGCGTTGGTGGAGTTTGAGGGCAAAATGTAGTGTTAGAGGCGAAAGCAAGCTTAAAGGGAGGAAACTGAGAAAGTAGAGATGGTCTGTGGAAATAGGGCACGGCGAGGTAAGGGTTGGGGTTGTCGTGCGCACTTCTGAGACTTGTGCGGACGCCTTGTCGCAATATTTTGTGAAGAGCGAGAGCTGGAGGTTTGGAAACGGCGGTAATatggagaagagagagcgaaacaacgaaggaa
It includes:
- a CDS encoding putative heat shock 70-related protein 1,mitochondrial precursor — its product is MFARRVCGSAAASAACLARHESQKVQGDVIGVDLGTTYSCVATMDGDKARVLENSEGFRTTPSVVAFKGSEKLVGLAAKRQAITNPQSTFYAVKRLIGRRFEDEHIQKDIKNVPYKIVRAGNGDAWVQDGNGKQYSPSQIGAFVLEKMKETAENFLGHKVSNAVVTCPAYFNDAQRQATKDAGTIAGLNVIRVVNEPTAAALAYGMDKTKDSLIAVYDLGGGTFDISVLEIAGGVFEVKATNGDTHLGGEDFDLALSDYILEEFRKTSGIDLSKERMALQRVREAAEKAKCELSSAMETEVNLPFITANADGAQHIQMHISRSKFEGITQRLIDRSIAPCKQCMKDAGVELKEINDVVLVGGMTRMPKVVEEVKKFFQKDPFRGVNPDEAVALGAATLGGVLRGDVKGLVLLDVTPLSLGIETLGGVFTRMIPKNTTIPTKKSQTFSTAADNQTQVGIKVFQGEREMAADNQMMGQFDLVGIPPAPRGVPQVEVTFDIDANGICHVTAKDKATGKTQNITITANGGLSKEQIEQMIRDSEQHAEADRVKRELVEVRNNAETQLTTAERQLGEWKYVSDAEKENVKTLVAELRKAMENPNVAKDDLAAATDKLQKAVMECGRTEYQQAAAANSGSTSNSGEQQQQQSQGEETK